From a single Patagioenas fasciata isolate bPatFas1 chromosome 19, bPatFas1.hap1, whole genome shotgun sequence genomic region:
- the CHCT1 gene encoding CHD1 helical C-terminal domain containing protein 1 → MDGAKASDGSRDGVHSQSTEEDLAGPAKEASSVTGSESAAPCKKPLICCTDGLDQDTFKICKELFRPFKKSLQKLHLPQHLPREKKMKYLKGSLAVIGGRIDLFLQRYCRASEVKHWQKVFWRFVSLFSEMDAKRLQKLYKYIKNNQMDKFLQLCRPSEKVSGLKKKKLKQLYISWGLHGGRRDLREHPGQRHGHHQHTPTVTAQQQG, encoded by the exons ATGGATGGAGCCAAGGCAAGCGATGGCAGCAGGGACGGCGTGCAcagccag AGCACAGAGGAGGACCTGGCTGGCCCAGCGAAGGAGGCGTCCTCTGTAACGGGCAGTGAGAGCGCAGCACCATGCAAGAAGCCGCTCATCTGCTGCACAGACGGCCTTGACCAGGACACCTTTAAAATT TGCAAGGAGCTTTTCAGACCCTTTAAGAAGTCACTTCAGAAACTGCATTTGCCCCAACACCttcccagagagaaaaaaatgaagtacttGAAGGGAAGTTTGGCCGTAATCGGGGGCCGCATCGACCTGTTTCTCCAGCGGTACTGCAGAGCCTCGGAAGTCAAGCACTGGCAGAA GGTGTTCTGGCGGTTTGTCTCCCTCTTCTCAGAGATGGACGCAAAGCGGCTGCAGAAGCTGTATAAGTACATCAAGAACAACCAAATGGACAAGTTTCTG caATTATGCCGTCCTTCAGAAAAAGTTTCAGGactcaaaaaaaagaaactgaagcagctttaCATCAGCTGGGGGCTCCACGGAGGTAGAAGAGACCTGCGGGAACACCCAGGTCAAAGACATGGTCACCACCAACACACCCCCACTGTCACCGCTCAGCAGCAAGGATGA